One part of the Truepera radiovictrix DSM 17093 genome encodes these proteins:
- the coaBC gene encoding bifunctional phosphopantothenoylcysteine decarboxylase/phosphopantothenate--cysteine ligase CoaBC, giving the protein MRLLVAASGGVAAIKTPSLLRRLREAGHEVRAVATDDALQFVTKLSLAVAAGGEVFDRAAWFAPDGRARHLELARWADALLVAPATADALASAATGRADDVVSALVLGGVRRVFWVPAMNTAMWTHPLVQANVRTLQALGHRFLGPDEGPLAAQGEGSGVGRMLEPEAVVAALGFPGDLAGRRVLVSAGPTREYLDPVRFLSNPSSGRMGYAVAEAARDRGAEVVLVSGPTALPAPAGVHFEAVETAEEMLGALLKHFAWSELLVMSAAVADWRAAHPKGEKEAKSGERQTLELVRTPDILETLAARRRNQVLVGFAMETHAGVARAADKARRKGLAFICLNYPTREGTAFGGSENEVTLVTQAGDAEPLPRMPKRELADRILDRAKPLLPPPTP; this is encoded by the coding sequence GTGAGGCTGCTCGTCGCCGCTTCGGGGGGGGTGGCGGCGATCAAGACCCCTTCGCTGCTGCGCCGTCTGCGGGAGGCAGGGCACGAGGTGCGCGCGGTCGCCACCGACGACGCGCTGCAGTTTGTCACCAAGCTCTCCCTGGCGGTGGCGGCGGGCGGGGAGGTCTTCGACCGCGCGGCGTGGTTTGCGCCGGACGGCCGCGCCCGTCACCTCGAGCTCGCGCGTTGGGCGGACGCGCTGCTCGTGGCGCCGGCGACCGCCGACGCGCTCGCGAGCGCCGCGACGGGGCGCGCTGACGACGTGGTCTCGGCGCTCGTCTTGGGCGGGGTGCGCCGGGTGTTCTGGGTCCCCGCGATGAACACCGCCATGTGGACGCACCCCTTGGTGCAGGCCAACGTGCGGACGTTGCAGGCGTTGGGTCACCGCTTTTTGGGGCCGGACGAGGGGCCGCTCGCGGCGCAGGGGGAGGGTTCGGGGGTCGGGCGCATGCTCGAGCCCGAAGCGGTCGTCGCGGCGCTCGGCTTTCCCGGCGACCTCGCGGGGCGGCGCGTGCTCGTCTCGGCCGGTCCGACGCGCGAGTACCTCGACCCGGTGCGCTTTCTCTCAAACCCGTCGAGCGGCCGGATGGGGTACGCGGTCGCCGAGGCGGCCCGCGACCGCGGCGCCGAGGTGGTGCTCGTCAGCGGGCCGACCGCGCTCCCCGCACCCGCGGGGGTGCACTTCGAGGCGGTCGAGACCGCCGAAGAGATGTTGGGGGCGCTGCTCAAGCACTTCGCCTGGTCGGAGCTGCTCGTGATGAGCGCCGCGGTTGCCGACTGGCGGGCTGCGCACCCTAAAGGGGAGAAGGAGGCCAAGTCGGGCGAGCGGCAGACGCTCGAGCTCGTGCGCACCCCCGACATCTTGGAGACGCTCGCCGCGCGGCGGCGCAACCAGGTGCTGGTCGGGTTCGCCATGGAGACGCACGCGGGGGTCGCGCGCGCGGCCGACAAGGCGCGCCGCAAAGGGCTCGCTTTTATCTGCCTCAACTACCCGACCCGCGAGGGGACGGCCTTCGGCGGCTCTGAGAACGAGGTGACGCTCGTGACCCAAGCGGGTGACGCCGAGCCGCTCCCGCGCATGCCTAAACGCGAGCTCGCCGACCGTATCTTAGACCGCGCCAAACCCCTCCTGCCGCCCCCCACACCGTAG
- the argR gene encoding arginine repressor, giving the protein MPSKEYRQRLIEELVETEFISTQSELAEHLAARGVKVTQATISRDVNELRLVRLPAGNGQHRYRSTPLAAQEDVLGELKQRFRLFVRDLKRGENIIVINTDEGHAVGIAYVIDKLDRDEIIGSLAGQNTIMVVTRSSGEAEKVLHELEALLE; this is encoded by the coding sequence ATGCCGAGTAAAGAGTATAGACAACGGCTCATCGAAGAGCTTGTCGAAACCGAGTTTATCTCCACGCAGTCGGAGCTGGCTGAACACCTCGCGGCGCGCGGCGTCAAGGTCACGCAAGCGACCATCAGCCGCGACGTCAACGAGCTGCGGCTCGTGCGCTTGCCCGCCGGCAACGGGCAGCACCGCTACCGCTCGACCCCGCTGGCCGCGCAGGAGGACGTGCTGGGCGAACTCAAGCAGCGCTTCCGCCTCTTCGTACGCGACCTTAAGCGCGGGGAGAACATCATCGTCATCAACACCGACGAGGGGCACGCGGTCGGGATCGCCTACGTCATCGACAAACTCGACCGCGACGAGATCATCGGTTCGCTCGCGGGGCAAAACACCATCATGGTGGTCACGCGCAGCAGCGGCGAGGCGGAGAAGGTGCTGCACGAGCTAGAGGCGCTCTTGGAGTAG